The nucleotide window agttggaaaacaaaattcagattaaaataCTTGACAGTGATTTAGCTCCATACACATGGCAAAGCTGCAGCTCACTCAGCTACTGCCTTGCCCTCTGCCCCTCCTGGGTAAAGGGGGTAAACCCACACCCATGTTAGTCTTCTCTCTGTTCACACTCTAACTTGTTCTGACCAAAGCAAATTGGTTTCTTCCCTTCCAGACCACAAGGTGGCGTTCTCTACCTTCCTGCTGGATTCCTCCCAAGGACACGCCAACTTCGGACCCTTTCAGACATTAACCACAGTGGTCTATAAACATGTGTTTACAAACATCGGAGAGGCTTACAATAAAAGCACAGGTAATGAAATTTTAGGCCTAAAGcttcttctctaaccattaaaCCAATGCTATCAGGTTATTGGTTCCATTCCCACATTCGGCAAGAAAATTgggggtggtgggagtgaatGAACAACAcggtcctcctccctcaatccacatctgaggtgcccttgagcaattcactcacacctgagcaGCAGGGATGGCAGGTTGGGGAGAGTTTGTgtatcatcagaagatgaagagaaactgtccttcaggaaatgaaaagaggGGGAGAAACACTCCACGAGACTGAGCTGCAgaacagcagtgaggtaaacctgtgactgttcttctcCAGGTTGGTTAGTTAATAGTCTACATAACAAAGCTGTGGGAATGAGGTGgtgtgcagctgctctccacAGCCTTAAAAGCCTTGCAGTGCCACAGTGTCATGAATCAAACTTTGAAGCTCAGTTAAACTTCCCCAAAACTCACCAGTACAGCCTTAGATCCTTactattccattccaccttaaaaattagTTATTTCTAAGTGTTGCGTTCTTGGtaatttcagttccaccttaaatgttttcACACAATCGCAGTAAAACTCGCATATTTGATGTTTTCGTTAAACACCTTTAAACCGTGAAGCAGTTACCAGTGCCTGGACGaaactgctgcatcatttaaggtgacacaaagctacaagctggagaataaacagCTGTTTGCTCCTTTTtgttctattccaccttaaggacTGCAGTTGTTACTGAATCAGACAAATGCATGGGTGGGGTGTGGCCAGCAACAACTTATTTGCATAAACGTGACAGCCCTTAAACGGCTTGTTCGGAAAGGGACTGCAACTGGTGAGAATAGAGTTGGTGATATCTGAGTtattttgtgcaaagaacttcaTAAACATGTTTTGTATCTGCCATAGACCAATTCTAACTTGTTGAAAAAGAggtagaatatgtcccctttaatattTACCCTAAATTTATCCGAATTTTGTTGTTGCAGGGGTTTTCACGGCTCCTCTGAAGGGCGCCTATGTTTTCCGGGTGTCTTCCAAAGCAGAAGGAAAGTCTGGAAACCCTCTGACATTgggtttgtttaaaaatgatcatcACATCATGTCCACCTATGCCGAACAACCATCTGGTATGTACAGCTCCTCCAACAGTGTGACTCTGTCTCTGGAGAAAGGAGACCGCATCTCTGTCCGTCTCTACCCTTTAGCCTGGATGTTCGACAACGGCGCCCACCACCACAGCTCCTTCAATGGACATCTGCTCTTCCCGCTGTAGAAAACGTTCTCCAAAATACAGCAGGACAAGGCCTACCGCCAGCTGATGTGGGGTTGTTGGTGATGCCACTGTCTCAGAGAAGCTCTTATTATTCATATGTTCCTAGTCCAGTTTAACTTTAGTAGATAAACAAGAGTTTATATAGATTTGTTTCACACATAacctttttgtaaataaagcaaCACCTGGTGCTCTAACTGATGTACAGTTCATTTAAATCTTCAAAAGGTGATCTGTATTAAACACTTATTTCTTGAAATACTCTTTACTTCTCTTTAGCTATTGGTAAATCATATGCACTGATGACACCATCCCCAACCTGGTTAATCTAAGCTGTCCCAAATAGTGCCctgctccctacatagtgcacttcagactataaaataaaaactacacacaGTGAACTAAATATTAGCCAGAGAGAGCTGAAGCTATTCAACACAGAGcatatattgtgtattttatgacctacattatgcactacatagggtggagaAAAATATCAGAGATTTGGCACTTGCACACTTcgacacagaagcataaactgGTCTTTATCAAGCTGTGATTTTCCTGTGTTTTAGGGGAGGGGTTATAGACGGTTGAAGTAAGGGGAGGCACTTGTGGTTggacttgtttaaaaaaaatcactggttTCTATAAAGTCACTCACTCAGCTTTAAAGGCACCGTAGATGATTCATCAAAACAGtccatttgttgttgtttttttattcagaatCACCACacctctttaaggtggaatggtatgtttcaATAAAGAATGGTAGACTGTCAGATGGAGACCCTTAGTTTCCTCAACTACTGAACCAGGACTGTGTACAAACTCCAGAACTTTCCAACATGCAAACAGAGCAGAGCAGTGTGAGGAAGCTCATACTGAATAGCAAAAAAACTCTTTATTAAGCCTTTAATCCTGTTACATTTCACACAAAAGTCAGAACAATTCACACTGTAAACCATCACAAACCTGAAGCATGGCGATGAGCTAATGCAGCATCAGGAGTTATCTGATTAAGTGCTTCATGAAGTGCCACCAGGACAAAAGAGACAACAGCAAGATTATAGTGAAATTAGTCTGGAGTATGTGTTCCTGtattatgtatgtatatgtagtgtgtgaatgtttagtgtagtgtttttatgtatagtgtgttttctttgtgtttgtgtatcacTGTGTCCAGGACAGGAAGTAGATCTGTCCAATTGTGTCTCCACACACCAGTCGCCTGCTGTCCCCTCACACCTCCACTggagctccacccacaaacacacccacctGTGGAGAGAGTGGGAGGGCCTCAAGTGGGACCCCACCACACTGTACAGATCTGGGTGTTACTGAAATGAAGTGAAATTAAGATGAAGTGAAGAGAAGTGAATTAAAGTTAAATATgtgaattttaaatgaattaattaaagttaagtcaatttaaacatctgaaagAGAAGTGAATTAAAGTTAACTGAATTGAATTAAAGTGATGTGGACTGAAGTGAAAATTAATTAAAGTGAAGAGAAATTAGAGTAATTTTAAGTGAAGTGAAAGAAATTAGAAGGAAGGTAATTAAAGTGAAGTGAATTAAACAAAAGCGATGTGAACAAAACTGAAGTCACCAGTTTGAGTGTGATTCAGTTCCAGAGTTTAATGGCTCCATTGTGTGATGCAGAGGTAATGAATTGATCGGTGAGACAAAGAACACTGACCTGGTCACTATGagtctacaaacacacacacaaagtagtacaaaccggattccaaaaaagttgggacactaaacaaattgtgaataaaaactgaatgaaatgatgtggaggaggaaaatgtcaatattttatttgtaatagaacatagatgacaaatcaaaagtttaatctgagtaaatgtaacattttaaaggaaaaatatgttgattcaaaatttcacagtgtcaattaacactaattaggtcaattgacaacatgatagatttaaaaaagagcttctcagagtgtgtgtctctgaagccaagatggtaagaggatcaccaattccaccattgttgcgcagaaagatgtgcagcaataccagaatggtgttacccagcgtaaaatagcaaagacttttaagttatcataaTCAaacgtgcataacatcatcaaaagattcagagaatctggaacaattgctgtgcgtaagggtcaaggctgtaaaactctactggatgctcgtgatctccgggcccttaaacgtcactgaacctcaaacaggaatgccactctcaaggaaataacagaatgggctcagcaatacttccagaaagcattgtcagtgaacatgattcaccgtgccatccgccgttgtaagctgaaactctacagtgcaaagaggaagccatttctaagcaagctccacaagctcagatgtttgcactgggccagggatcttttaaaatggagtgtggcaaaatggaagactgttctgtggtcagatgagtcacgatttgaagttctttatgaaacactgggacgccatgtcgtctggaccagagaggacaaggataacccaagatgttatcaacgctccgttcagaagcctgcatcactgatggtatggggttgcatgagtgcatgtggcatgggcagcttgcatgtcaggaaaggcaccattaatgcagagaactatgttcaggttctagaacaacaaatgctcccatctagacgtcatctctttcagggaagactctgcatttttcaacaagataatgccagaccacattctgtagcaatcacaacatcatggctacgtaggagaaggatccgggtactgaaatggcagcctgcagtccagatctttcacctatagagaacatttggcgcatcataaagaggaaggtgtgaggcccaagatgattgaacagttagaggcctgtattagacatgaatgggagagcattcctatttctaatcttgagaaactggtctcctctgtccccagacgtctgagtgttgtaagaagaaggggggatgccacacagtggtaaaaaatggccttgtcccaacttttttggggtttgttgacgccatgaaattttgaaacattattcccttaaaatgatacattctctgtttaaacttttgatctgtgatttgtgttctattctgaatataatattagatgttggcacctccacatcattgcattcagtttttattcacaatttgtttagtgtcccaacttttttggaatccggtttgtacaccCCATCAGTTGCTAGTCATTTAATTACATGTTGCTTTACAGTGTATTGTGACAGTTACAGAAAGTCTAAGCAAAAAGCAATTACAAGGATAACTGCATGTCTGGTGTACAGCAATTGGACATGGAGTCATTTAATGTCACACTGTGTCAGGAGGGAATTCACTATCATGTAGGACTCTATATACCCCAGTAGTCACTTCTCCAGTGTCTTCCAATCAGTCTGAAATACCGTTCGCTGCTCACATGTCCAGCTACTTTCCCAGGCCAGTCATCCTCCTGAACACTGCACCATAAAACAGTGTCAATGTGAGTTTGCCATTCACCCTTAACCTCACAAGCAGTTCTTAAGTAGAGATCCCCTCCATAAGGTCAGATGGTCCATTTTTGTGTCCAGGATCACCGTGTGGGGCAGTTAGGACTGAGAAAAAAGTGGAATGGCTATGAATCTGACAGCCCCTACACTACACATTATATAGCATGGATGTTTACCAATATTCTAATAAACAATGCATTAAACCAGCTTTTACCAAACAGGTATATTGAGAGAGATGTCTCATTCTTGAAATTACAGTCCTACTTACACAAAGTCGTATGTCCTTCATTTTGCGGgctcatttaaattttaaatctaAACCAGCTCTAAAGAACATTTAACGGTCAGCTTGATCCATCTCACCCCAAGAgttcaaatattaaaatttgGTTAGATTAGTGATACAATCTAAgaagtaaaatttcttcatgtTCAGGATATAAATAGTCTGttttattgtgtctttagtgagcttTTCAGATCTTTGAgacaatttgaaaataaagagataatatccgcggaaagaagctaaacgtgtagtttttccacggtttggaagttgtgttcgacagaatgcaactactgcaccatttaaggtgaaacagaaaatccaaatgaatcgattgcggATTCTTTGTATCCTGGATGTGAATTTTTTAACTGGCACCTCAGTTTGGCCtgtcgaatttgagcaacttcgaaatgtactgtttaaatttttttaagcttgattttttttatctgaatttattaaccgtgaataataacagtgaaaacgtcaggagcaattatattcagaggtggaaatctgaagacttaaattcaaatgtAACAAagttcagatgcataatttcagtggaaaaaaaatcagtgctgcAAATTCAagggtggtaatatttcaaagccTGATGAGatagatttgcttccatagagATCCTTCCGGTGGTGGCACTGGGAACTTCTCTTACCCAATTGGGAGGATTCACCAACGACAGACGAGAAGGGGGGCTGTTTGCCGCCTGAAGAACCTgtaaaaaaggagaaagaacaATGTCATGGCTAATTATGTAAACAAACTTAACCGTACAGTGATGTGATGGTGGAAATATGCTGAAACAGTATgtagtacagtgctgtaatgtGTTGACATTATAATTGTGTTAGTAGCTCATCCTCTCAGGCAGAAATTAGTTTACCCGGAGGCGGGGCTTAGACTTTATATATGACTTCTGGACTCGTCCCCTAAGCTCTTCTGTTTTTgaattgtttgcttttttacatCGAAAATAATGAGTGGCGCTTCCAAAACATCCACAAAACCCTCCGAGGGCTCATCTGAACAGGTAATTGTTTTAATGGTGTGCAATTATTAGAGTTTTAACATAGAACATGAACATAGAACTCTAATATTAAAAGAATAACTTTGGTCGTACAGAAACAATGGGTAATATCCAAAGCCTGTTAGttatttatgattatttttattctccaTAAATGTGGTTTAAATGTAAAGAAAGGGCTCGAGTGGTTTGGTGTGATAAACCCAGCTGGAGAAAGTTGTTCAGAAACCAGATGTCCACTTCAGTTAGTAttaaaactagcacta belongs to Hoplias malabaricus isolate fHopMal1 chromosome 9, fHopMal1.hap1, whole genome shotgun sequence and includes:
- the LOC136707601 gene encoding complement C1q tumor necrosis factor-related protein 6-like → MSGASKTSTKPSEGSSEQSGVFGWIFRRNPFSSSAQVKLLVFLLVLGTNAQDPDPESLENLQELSKIRTLEEKMKIMEKEMKEMKKVNTEQAEILADLSEKMTEITEDHKVAFSTFLLDSSQGHANFGPFQTLTTVVYKHVFTNIGEAYNKSTGVFTAPLKGAYVFRVSSKAEGKSGNPLTLGLFKNDHHIMSTYAEQPSGMYSSSNSVTLSLEKGDRISVRLYPLAWMFDNGAHHHSSFNGHLLFPL